The genomic window AGGCCGATTGTCGTCAGACCTGAGGATGTCCCTCATGGAAGTTTTGTGCTCACCGTCCAGAGGCTGATCCACTGAAATGCTGCGGGCACTCAACTGCAAAAGTTGTCGGGCTTCAGTTTCGGTAATCTTCATCACTTCCGCCAGTTCATCCAGAGTGGGTTCCCTCTCAAACGTCTGCTCAAGTTCTTCTGAACGCTTCTTCAGCCTGGAGACAGTTCCAGCCACATTTGCAGGAAGCCGAACGATACGGGCCTGGTCGGCAATGAACTGAAGGATCGATTGTTTGATCCACCAGACGGCGTATGAAATGAACTTGAATCCTCTCGTCTCATCGAAACGGTGGGCGGCCTTGATCAATCCAATATTTCCCTCATTGATGAGATCCTCGAGCGACAGGCCCGGGAATCGATACTTGTTCGCCACTGACACCACAAACTTAAGATTCGCATTTATAAGACGGTTCAATGCCTCAGTGTCTCCCTGTTTGACCAGACGGGCGAGTTCGATCTCCTCTTCGGGAGTCAGGGGTTCAGTCTTGTCAATCTCGCTGAAATAGATCGCAAGTGAGTGGCTCAGGGGTCCTCCTGACCTGGATTCCGCCAAGTGTCGATGACCGCCCTTGGCTCAGGCTTCAGTATCCGATTTTGATTTCTCAGCAGATTCTGACGGGGTCGCCTCTTCTGTATCGGGAGCATTCTCGTACTCTTTCTTTATCTCAGCAATCCTTTTCAGTTTCTCGTCGATCTGAGAAATGAGCTCGTGAGCCCGCTCTGTGTGCGTGATGAACTGCTTATTGCCCGCGAAATTCGTGACATTCTCCTTATCAGCGGCTTCAAAGACGAACTCTCCAAACTTGGCAAAGTGTTTATCAAGATCCCTCTGAAGTTGGTGAAGTTCCAGCCTCACCTTGCTTACTTTGGTCAATTCCTCTGTTTTCGTGGCCGCAACCTTGCCCAGTTCTTCCGCCTTTTCCGCGGCAGCACTTCCCCAAACTCTTAAGTTTTTCTTCACATCATCCCATAACGCAGCCATGGTGTCTCCTTTCTTGATATGGCAATTTGGTATCTATGAACTGAATTGTCAACCTTCACTTCACCCATTTTTTCAACATCCATTGAGCCATATAGAAAAGCGCGACTCCCGAGGCGACTGCCTCAATCTCGAGCACAAGATTCTGATCTCGGATTCCATAATATAACCCAGACAGAACCGCGAGCAAGGCCATGAGCTGTAGCGATCTCAAAACTACGTACCCCATGAGCATCTCACCTCTAGACACCAAGTTCATCCGCCCTGTCAATAGTTCTCCGGCCCAAGCGACTCCTCAGACAGAGGTTGAACGATGTAAGCGCTCCACATTTCCCCGGTTTTTCACGTCATATGACCCACGAAATGGCTCAAGGGCGGCTTCTTTCCTTTCCCGTAGGGGGAAAGGTCTTGTATTCCAATTTAATGCCCGAACCAGAGGGATAAAATAGATTTAACCTGGAGTGGATATCATGCCCGGAGAGTTTCGTGATTCAAGAAATGAAAGGGAAGACGGCAGACAGGGATTCGCGGGTATTCAGGAAGTTGTGAATCGCATCTTATGAGATCAGCAACACAATCATCCGGTTAGGGGATTCATCCTCCAAAAGAGCCCGCAGCAGCTGGAGGTCAGAAAGAGTTGGCCTGGATTTCTCACCATGAGTCGCACTCCTCCCCGGGTGAATTCTCCTACTTTACCAATGGCGCG from Candidatus Neomarinimicrobiota bacterium includes these protein-coding regions:
- a CDS encoding RNA polymerase sigma factor RpoD/SigA, encoding MAESRSGGPLSHSLAIYFSEIDKTEPLTPEEEIELARLVKQGDTEALNRLINANLKFVVSVANKYRFPGLSLEDLINEGNIGLIKAAHRFDETRGFKFISYAVWWIKQSILQFIADQARIVRLPANVAGTVSRLKKRSEELEQTFEREPTLDELAEVMKITETEARQLLQLSARSISVDQPLDGEHKTSMRDILRSDDNRP